In Polaromonas sp. JS666, one genomic interval encodes:
- a CDS encoding penicillin-binding protein 1A has protein sequence MTPALHRAATFTAEQFHRLMGAIRRHPVRAALVLPALMLLYVLVLIPFTPGIGDLRKAKSETPSVLLASDGTVLAEYRRINRQWVTLDKISPNVVNALIATEDHRFYEHHGIDFRRIAGAVLSTLSGDLQGGSTITQQLARNLYPEEIGRATSITRKVKEAITALKIEAVYSKREILETYLNTVPFLYNAFGIEMAARTYFDKSAYKLDVLESATLIGMLKGTSYYNPVLNPERAVQRRNLVLAQMAKHGKLDPARVEVLAKRPLKLDFERQTEALGPAPHVAQHLRKWLIAWADHKGFDIHSDGLRVRTTLDAKIQKAANQAVARQMAQLQTLADGRRKAGQERPVLQAGFLALDPRNGAVRAWVGSRDFAQEQFDHVSQARRQPGSTFKPFVYGAAFMLGLDPLDTLIDQPVAISQQGAGVWTPSDATPPTYMPTTLRDGLVYSKNTITAQLMQKVGPAKVGALAQAMGVRQSKLDLVPSLALGTSPVTLLEMVTAYGSIANGGSYMPPVLVLRVEDRNGRLLEQFEPVREREPAMPRAHALTLVNAMRGVIDEGTGTAIRQRYGIQADVAGKTGTTQDNTDGWFIMMNSQLVAGARVGFNDNSVTMGTWGQGARSALPMVGEVFQQGFRNRWLDQNAEFDIPRPRPAPPEQAPVMEIMNGLFGRIFRQLQGN, from the coding sequence ATGACCCCGGCCCTGCACCGCGCAGCCACTTTTACCGCTGAACAGTTCCACCGCCTCATGGGCGCCATCAGGCGGCACCCCGTGCGGGCGGCTTTGGTGCTGCCGGCGCTGATGCTGCTTTATGTACTGGTGCTGATTCCGTTCACGCCCGGCATTGGCGACTTGCGCAAGGCCAAGTCTGAAACGCCCTCGGTGCTGCTGGCTTCTGATGGCACGGTGCTGGCCGAGTACAGGCGTATCAACCGGCAGTGGGTGACGCTGGACAAGATTTCGCCCAACGTCGTTAACGCGCTGATCGCCACAGAAGACCACCGATTTTACGAGCACCACGGCATCGACTTCCGGCGTATCGCGGGGGCGGTGCTCAGTACCTTGTCGGGCGATTTGCAGGGTGGCTCGACCATCACGCAGCAGCTGGCGCGCAACTTGTACCCCGAGGAGATCGGCCGCGCCACCAGCATCACGCGCAAGGTCAAGGAGGCGATCACCGCGCTGAAGATCGAGGCGGTGTATTCCAAGCGCGAGATCCTGGAGACCTATCTCAACACCGTGCCTTTTTTGTACAACGCCTTCGGCATCGAAATGGCCGCGCGCACCTATTTCGACAAGTCGGCCTACAAGCTGGATGTGCTGGAGAGCGCCACGCTGATCGGCATGCTCAAGGGCACGAGTTATTACAACCCGGTGTTGAACCCGGAGCGCGCCGTGCAGCGCCGCAACCTGGTGCTGGCGCAGATGGCCAAGCACGGCAAGCTGGACCCGGCCCGGGTTGAGGTGCTGGCCAAACGGCCGCTCAAGCTAGACTTTGAGCGGCAGACCGAGGCGCTGGGCCCGGCGCCGCACGTGGCCCAACACTTGCGCAAATGGCTGATTGCCTGGGCCGACCACAAGGGCTTCGACATTCATTCGGACGGCCTGCGGGTGCGCACCACCCTCGACGCCAAGATCCAGAAGGCGGCCAACCAGGCGGTGGCCCGGCAGATGGCGCAATTGCAAACGCTGGCAGACGGCCGGCGCAAGGCGGGGCAGGAGCGGCCCGTGCTGCAGGCCGGCTTCCTCGCGCTCGACCCGCGCAACGGCGCCGTGCGGGCCTGGGTGGGCAGCCGCGACTTTGCGCAGGAGCAGTTTGACCATGTGAGCCAGGCGCGGCGCCAGCCGGGCTCGACCTTCAAGCCCTTTGTTTATGGCGCGGCCTTCATGCTGGGGCTGGACCCGCTGGACACCTTGATCGACCAGCCTGTGGCCATCTCGCAGCAGGGCGCCGGGGTGTGGACGCCCAGCGATGCAACGCCGCCCACTTACATGCCCACCACCCTGCGCGACGGGCTGGTGTATTCCAAAAACACCATCACGGCCCAGCTGATGCAGAAGGTGGGGCCAGCCAAAGTAGGGGCGCTGGCGCAGGCCATGGGCGTGCGGCAGAGCAAGCTGGACCTGGTGCCGTCACTCGCGCTGGGCACCAGCCCCGTCACGCTGCTGGAGATGGTCACCGCCTACGGCTCCATTGCCAATGGCGGCAGTTATATGCCGCCGGTGCTGGTGCTGCGCGTGGAAGACCGCAACGGCCGGCTGCTGGAGCAGTTCGAGCCCGTCAGGGAGCGCGAACCGGCCATGCCGCGTGCGCATGCGCTGACTTTGGTGAATGCGATGCGCGGTGTGATTGACGAGGGCACGGGCACGGCCATTCGCCAGCGCTATGGCATCCAGGCCGACGTGGCCGGCAAGACCGGCACCACGCAAGACAACACCGACGGCTGGTTCATCATGATGAACTCGCAACTGGTGGCCGGCGCCCGGGTCGGCTTTAACGACAACAGCGTGACCATGGGCACCTGGGGGCAGGGTGCCCGCAGCGCGCTGCCCATGGTGGGCGAGGTTTTTCAGCAAGGCTTTCGCAACCGCTGGCTTGACCAGAACGCTGAATTCGACATTCCGCGCCCACGGCCCGCTCCGCCGGAGCAGGCGCCGGTCATGGAGATCATGAATGGCTTGTTTGGCAGGATCTTTCGGCAGTTGCAGGGGAACTGA
- a CDS encoding GNAT family N-acetyltransferase, whose amino-acid sequence MSMNTPVPTPRIRRLLAVTDAQVQALADLLIDSVDGGASVSYMHPLSRPKALAFWRRVADGVAQGERGLLVAEDADGIVGTVQLVLDQPENQPYRADVSKMLVYRRARRQGLGALLMQAAEQLAHECGKSLLVLDTASGDAERLYARLGWQRCGVIPGYALLPHGGLCDTTYFYRVLGS is encoded by the coding sequence ATGTCAATGAACACCCCAGTCCCCACCCCCCGCATTCGCCGGCTGCTGGCCGTCACCGACGCACAGGTGCAGGCGCTGGCCGATCTGCTGATCGACTCTGTCGACGGCGGCGCATCGGTGAGCTACATGCACCCCTTGTCCAGACCCAAGGCGCTGGCGTTCTGGCGCCGCGTGGCGGATGGCGTAGCGCAGGGCGAACGTGGCCTGTTGGTGGCCGAAGATGCCGACGGCATCGTGGGGACTGTGCAACTGGTGCTGGACCAACCCGAAAACCAACCGTATCGCGCTGATGTGTCGAAGATGCTGGTGTACCGCCGGGCCCGGCGCCAGGGGCTGGGTGCGCTGTTGATGCAAGCGGCCGAGCAGCTTGCGCACGAGTGCGGCAAGTCACTGCTGGTGCTCGATACCGCGAGCGGCGATGCCGAGCGGCTGTATGCCCGGCTCGGCTGGCAGCGTTGCGGCGTGATTCCCGGCTATGCGCTGCTGCCGCACGGCGGGCTGTGCGACACCACCTACTTCTATCGGGTGCTGGGCAGCTGA
- a CDS encoding helix-turn-helix domain-containing protein codes for MREQKSASLNDRIAQRVRDLRAARSLSLDALATHCGVSRSMISLIERGESSPTAVLLEKLATGLNVPLASLFEAPQPTKDPVARLADQPSWRDPHSGYVRRNVSPSGVASPIQIVEVSFPAKARVAYETGAREAQIHQQVWVLEGSIEVTVGDDQHRLGTGDCLALVLDRPVSYHNPTRKTARYAVVITTLPSTAAALWR; via the coding sequence ATGAGAGAGCAAAAGTCAGCCAGCTTGAACGACCGCATTGCGCAACGCGTGCGGGATTTGCGGGCGGCTCGCAGCCTCTCGCTTGATGCCCTGGCCACGCACTGTGGGGTTAGCCGCTCCATGATCTCGCTGATTGAGCGGGGCGAAAGCAGTCCAACCGCCGTGCTACTTGAGAAACTGGCCACGGGTCTGAACGTTCCGCTGGCATCGCTGTTCGAGGCACCCCAGCCCACCAAAGATCCCGTGGCGCGTTTGGCTGATCAACCGTCGTGGCGGGATCCCCATTCCGGCTATGTACGAAGAAACGTATCTCCCAGCGGCGTTGCCTCGCCCATCCAGATCGTTGAAGTGTCGTTTCCTGCCAAAGCGCGTGTGGCCTACGAAACCGGCGCCCGGGAGGCACAGATTCACCAGCAGGTGTGGGTGCTCGAGGGCTCCATCGAAGTCACTGTGGGTGACGACCAGCATCGGCTTGGCACCGGTGACTGCCTGGCGCTGGTGCTGGATCGTCCTGTGAGCTACCACAACCCCACTCGCAAGACCGCGCGCTATGCCGTCGTGATCACGACCTTGCCTTCAACCGCTGCCGCCCTCTGGAGATGA
- the lgt gene encoding prolipoprotein diacylglyceryl transferase, which produces MLIHPQINPVALQLGPLAIHWYGLTYLAAFGLFFFLATRRLRHEPYASITGPGAWSRKDIEDILFLGVMGVVIGGRLGYCLFYKPGYYLAHPLEILAVWQGGMSFHGGMLGVLASQFWFARTRQRPWLQVMDFVAPCVPTGLAAGRMGNFINGELWGRFSSPDLPWGMVFRNSGSMLPRHPSQVYQFLLEGLLLFVLLWLYARKPRKMGQVSGAFLVGYGVFRFIAEYFREPDDFLGILALGLSMGQWLCVPMIVGGAGLWWWASQRAASAPAARA; this is translated from the coding sequence ATGCTGATCCACCCTCAAATCAATCCCGTCGCCCTGCAACTCGGCCCGCTGGCGATTCACTGGTATGGCCTGACTTACCTCGCAGCCTTCGGGTTGTTCTTTTTTCTGGCTACCCGGCGTCTCCGACATGAACCCTATGCCTCCATCACCGGCCCGGGCGCCTGGTCGCGCAAGGACATTGAAGACATCCTGTTTCTGGGCGTCATGGGTGTCGTCATCGGGGGGCGCCTGGGTTACTGCCTGTTCTACAAACCGGGCTACTACCTGGCGCACCCGCTCGAAATTCTGGCGGTCTGGCAGGGCGGCATGAGTTTTCATGGCGGCATGCTGGGTGTGCTGGCCTCGCAGTTCTGGTTTGCGCGCACGCGCCAGCGGCCGTGGCTGCAGGTCATGGACTTCGTTGCGCCCTGCGTGCCCACGGGGCTGGCGGCGGGGAGGATGGGCAACTTCATCAATGGCGAGTTGTGGGGGCGATTCAGCTCGCCTGATTTGCCGTGGGGCATGGTGTTCAGGAACAGCGGCTCCATGCTGCCGCGCCACCCGTCTCAGGTCTACCAGTTCCTGCTGGAAGGGCTGCTGCTGTTTGTGCTGCTGTGGCTGTACGCGCGCAAGCCGCGCAAGATGGGGCAGGTCTCCGGGGCCTTCCTGGTGGGCTACGGCGTGTTCCGCTTTATCGCCGAGTATTTCCGCGAACCTGATGACTTTCTCGGCATCCTGGCCTTGGGGCTGAGCATGGGCCAGTGGCTGTGCGTGCCCATGATTGTGGGTGGAGCAGGGCTGTGGTGGTGGGCTTCCCAGCGAGCTGCTTCCGCGCCGGCTGCGCGCGCCTGA
- a CDS encoding IS630 family transposase, whose product MKIDGRKLDRATQAHLRRQVVLAVRGGMTQAEAARVHGLSLRAVQKACARAREGSLRALKGDARGRPAGHTLLSQAQQAKVRGIILGKLPDQLKLPFYLWTRQAVAQLAKRECGVDLSPTTVGRYLKDWGMTAQKPVRRAYERNDAAIAAWLAEQYPLIAKQAKREGAQIYWGDEMGLRSDHVSGKSYAPAGQTPLIRATGQRFGCNMISAITNKGALAFMVFEGKFRAPLFVEFLRRLLKQVEGKICLIVDGHPVHKSGVVKRFVQANAQRLRLILLPGYCPELNPDELLNQDVKTNALGKSRPANKSEMIKAVRSHLHRRQKQPTIIRNLFKEKHVRYAA is encoded by the coding sequence ATCGATGGACGCAAACTTGACCGGGCGACGCAAGCGCACTTGCGCAGACAAGTGGTGCTGGCGGTGCGAGGTGGCATGACGCAGGCCGAGGCCGCGCGGGTGCATGGACTGAGCCTGCGAGCGGTGCAAAAGGCCTGTGCGCGAGCGCGCGAAGGCTCGCTGCGAGCGCTCAAGGGCGATGCACGGGGCCGCCCGGCGGGCCACACGCTGCTCAGCCAAGCGCAGCAGGCCAAGGTGCGCGGCATCATCCTGGGCAAACTGCCCGACCAGCTCAAGCTGCCCTTCTATCTGTGGACTCGCCAAGCCGTCGCGCAGCTGGCCAAGCGCGAGTGTGGAGTCGATCTGTCGCCCACGACCGTGGGCCGCTATCTCAAGGACTGGGGCATGACGGCGCAAAAGCCCGTGCGCCGCGCCTATGAGCGCAACGACGCGGCCATTGCGGCCTGGCTTGCCGAGCAATACCCCCTGATTGCCAAGCAGGCCAAGCGCGAGGGCGCCCAGATTTACTGGGGCGACGAGATGGGGCTGCGCAGCGATCACGTCAGCGGCAAGAGCTACGCGCCGGCGGGCCAGACGCCGCTGATTCGGGCCACCGGTCAGCGCTTTGGCTGCAACATGATCTCGGCCATCACCAACAAAGGGGCCTTGGCCTTCATGGTCTTCGAGGGCAAGTTCAGGGCACCGCTGTTCGTTGAGTTTCTGCGCCGATTGCTCAAGCAAGTCGAAGGCAAGATCTGTCTGATCGTGGACGGTCATCCGGTTCACAAGTCCGGCGTCGTCAAGAGGTTTGTGCAAGCCAACGCGCAGCGGCTGCGCCTGATCTTGCTGCCGGGCTACTGCCCCGAACTCAACCCGGACGAGTTGCTCAACCAGGATGTCAAGACCAATGCGCTGGGCAAGAGCCGGCCGGCCAACAAGAGCGAAATGATCAAGGCCGTGCGCAGCCATCTGCACCGTCGCCAGAAGCAGCCCACGATCATTCGCAATCTGTTCAAAGAAAAACATGTCCGGTACGCCGCGTGA